From the genome of Phlebotomus papatasi isolate M1 chromosome 2, Ppap_2.1, whole genome shotgun sequence:
TGTCTATTTCTCCAGTGGCCACTTTCACCACATTCCTCTGTCACAGCCTGCAGCAGATTGGCAAAGTCCCGCTCACGGCAGGTTCTCACCCTCACGACGAGCGCCTCGAGGGCTAATTCTCTCACTCGATGCACCTTGTCCACCAGCATTGCCAGAGCATATGCCGTGAGGTAATTGACACAGTCCTCGGGGGCATCATTGCGATCGTACATGTGCATAAGTGACAATACCACATTCATAAAATTCTCGCGAACATGGTACTTGGTCTCATTGGCCTTGTGGAAGTCCGCCAGGCAGATGGGCAACTTGGCAATCACATCCACATGTCGTGTCTCATCCACTGTGGACAGGAAATTGTGGACAATCTTGAGTGCCTCACGACGTATACGCGTGACACAGTCAAAGAAACCCAAATAGAGTGGAAGGAGGTGATTTGTAGCATTTTCTCGGCCAATAATCAGGGCAATGTGATAGAAAGAATTGATCACGACATAACAAACTTTCTGATTGGCGCATAATTTCTGCAATGTATGATGCAGCAGGTGCCAGTTTCTGGAGAAAAATTGTATGGGAGTATTAAGGAAATTCTCTggtgcaaaaatataatatatttaaacaCTTACTGTCTGCCCAATGTAAGGGCCACAGCCGGAAATGAATAGGCACAGGCAATTGACACTTCAGTCTCATCGGAATTGGCCTTTGTGATGAAACTCTGGAGTAATTCGGGTGGCAGGACATCTTGTTTGAGCAAAGCTGGATCAATATTGCCATCAGTCATTTGAGATCGTGTCTTCTCAAAGTCCATATCTCTGTAGCCCGAATCATCGGGACTTTCGCATAAATTGTGCATTGGCAATGATGCCATTGAAGTGTCATCGAGGACAGGGGACGTTGTGGGAATATCTGATGACTCAGACTTCTCACTACACCCCGAAATGTCATCAATTGTCACACTTTCTGGTGCAATATACCAAAAATTGTGCGAATTGAATTCCTTagcttcatcatcatcatcctctTCATCTTGGGTCTTACAATTGCCATTTTTCTCCCATTTGGGATCACAGCACCAATTCTCATTGGAATCTGACGATGTTGTCAGACAGAGGGCATTGGAACGCACTAGAAGTGTCTTCCTTACAGAATATTCTTCCCTTTCGGAAGTATTCTTTCGGAACACCACAGATTCCTCATTGGAATCCAATACAACACAACTCTCACTGGGATTGTCATTGAAATCTGACAGAATGTTTTCATTCTTATCCGCCTTGTCATCCATCTCAACACCCCGGGAGACAATTTCAGCAAAAGTTGCCCTTTTTTCACTTGTGGACGGCGTTGGAAAGTAGTTTGGTTCTTTACATGCATCCTCAATGGATGCTGTTTGGGGTGGTAGTGGAAGTTGACTTTTATCCTTATTCTGAAAGAATTTGTTTGGTGTTGAAACTTTGTATTTCGTCTTCCTCTTTGTGCTATCTTCAATTGCTTGACTTATAATGTCACGCAAATCATGTGGAGTGTTCCGTTTGAGAAAGATCCGTTTGAGGTGACATTGTGTATTTGGTCCTCTAGCCGCTACCGTCTTGCCATTTTTGGACGTCGAAGTGGAAGACTGAGAAGGTTGTTGCTGTTGCAGTGGAGTTGAAACGATCGGAGCTATACTGGCAACGGGTGCTGAATCTGTCGAAGGAATTTCAGGAACTTTTGGTTTTTCAGCTTCATCAACTTCTGCCGATGGTTCTGCTGGCAAATTCTCTTCGGGATTACCTTCAGGAGTTTCAGCTTTTAGCGCAGCTGCTGCTGCAGCTGCAGCCTTTCTAGCTTGCTTCCTCTCTGAATGCGCATCTGCCAACTTTTGCCACAATTCAGGTGCCTCCTCCTGCAAATCACGCAGAAGTTCTTCCATCTCAGGACTCGATTCTTCATCACTGTCATCATCATCCTCCTCTTCCAGCACCTTCGCCGAAAGACTCTTAACCGGAGGCGGTGGGGCAGGTAATGGTATAGGAAGAACCTTCTCATAGCTCCTCTCACATGAACCCATCTCCATGAGATTATCCTCATTGTTGTATGAATTTATAGGTGGTTGATATGGGAAGAATTCAGAGATATTGCCCTGTTCAAAATGCACTTTATCACTTATGATATTCCTAAAGTCATTGATCCAGGTATCGAAGCTAATTTTATTGAAGAAATCCTCAAGTTCACGTCTTCTATGCGCCTCATCGCTACCCGCCAGATGAAGTTTCACCGGTAAATTTGACAACCTGAAGTATTTTTCTAGAATACGTCCACCCACATCCAGTGGATAGACAATTTCATGGAATCTATCATAACGAGTGGAATCAGCACCGGGTGCCTTATATGAATGTCTATTGAGTGTTTCTGTAAACATTTCTTCATAACTGGCAAATTTTTCCCGTTCAGACTCCTTCTGCAGACACTCCTTGAAATCCTCATCAGCTGGATTGGGCAGTGATAATTCCATCTTTGAATTGACAAAAACTGTGAGAATTCGTGGTTTGGCAAATGTAGCCAAATAAATTCCCAACATATCACTCGCTACGAGAAATACATAGCGACTTTCATCCCTAAGGAAACTCTTAATCAACGGTGCAATACGCCGATCACGCTCCAGCGGTGATGAGAATAAACTAACAATTGGCAGGATTCTAGCACATTGCTGACGAACACGCCAGGTATTATCTTTGGACAATTTCATATAGATGGGCCACTgcaaaaggatatttttttgtttaggaACAAATCTACCAAGTAAGGAGCAatcaacaaagaaaatttgAGACACCTACTAGTCGATAACCTGTCCATTCTGATCCTAGAATACGGCAAAACATTCCCAATGTCCGAACAAGAGCCTGTCTCACGCTGCAATGTGACATTTCTTTTGTCATCCGCAGAAATATCGGCCATAGATATTCTTTTGTATTATTACTGCCAATAATTGGTGCTAACGTGTACATTATCTACAAACAAGAAATATCCATAATGTATCTAGACCTTAAACTtccactgtttaaattttaaatttgacagGTGTCATGTCATAGACGTCATTTTGACAATTcataaaaaaacaacaacaaagaAATGAAATCAATGCAGGAGATAGATGTAAAATCGAGAGAAATTGTAGGGGAAACTTCGAAAGAAAATCACCTCTAATCTTTGCCACTTTTAGAGAATACATACCAACATCATCACAAGGAGATCCACAAAATGTCTAAGCTCATCAAAGCTGGCTGTGATACGAATATCAAAACAAACGTTTCACAGCCACTTTGAGAGCTCAGCCATTTCTCAAATAATACATATATTGTACTTCACTGCCAATGTCTTATATCCTTCGTAACTGCCGAGAAGAAAGGGGAAAATAGTGTGCCCCAAACCATCGTAGTTGAACTTACCAAAATCGAATCGCTCTTCAAAGCTGGCTGTGATATGAATACATAAAACATTTCACAGCCACTTTGAGAGGCGATCCAATTGGAATTTCATATCCTTACTCCTCTCTCCtttatttgcaatatttataTCCTAATGGTCCAAGTTGAAGTGAACCAATGGCTGTGTTGGTAATTCACATCAATCAAACTCGTCAAAATGGCTGTGATATGAATTTCATAGAAAGCAACATAGACCCAACCATTTTGACGTTCTGATCGTGTGATCAAAATGTTGTATCCTTaatctaaaatagaaagtcatacacaaaacaataaaataaaatcacaaaaagcaattttgatgaattttgccTCCTCATGTAGTCAATCATTTTCATCCGAGCTCATCAAAATGGCTGTGATATGATTGAAAACATATTCAGCAACCATTTTGTGAGCTAGGTCAAAAATTGCCAAATTTCTACAATTCACAAATTCAACACCAAATAAcctaaaaactcaaaaactaaataaaaaacaaacagtCTCATAAACTTGAGATTCCCAAAGATATCTCAATCTTGATCACCACATCAAATCACTAAAAATCAtcgatttttcttcttttttttttttgttgtattcgtttctttttatatattttgcCTAAATAACTAAATTCTACCATTAATATTCACCGCGATCACTATCATTTcaaacacatatttttttttgtactcctTTGCATACCACTTTTGAAGTCCAAAGAAGATCACAATGTGAAGATCATGGAAAGATGTGAATTGCTCATCAAAGCTGGCTGTGATAGATTGCataaattaacactaaaacaGCCAATTTTGATGCCGAACCACATCTCAAGTACTTTTTGTCGCTTCACTCGGTGGCAAGGACACTTCCTTTAccatattatataaaaaaaaaatatccaccaGAACAATAGCCCattgtcaaaaatatttataaaattttgatacatgatTTTACCTGAAAAAAGAAATTCTTGCACTAAAATCTCTGCTTACCTCAAGTTGCTGACATTTTGGTGTACTGGCCGGATCCAGGACTTTCTTGATAACTTCAATAAAGTTGCACTGATTGAAGACCGGTGATGTCTGCAATTCCAATAGTACACTGATAGCCAATGATCTGACATTGTCATTTGGGCTACCACTGTACCGAAGAACAATCTCCAGTAGGCCATCGAACAGATCACTCTGCATTTTGCCATTCTCCATCTTTTCAACCTTCTCCACTGCATTTCGGACATCCTTGATGAAGTATATCTGATCTTGTTTGTCTGGAAAGATCAAAAACGACCacgttagcatattttttcaGCATTAATAATAAGAAATGAAGGAATAAAGTGTATTTGATGGAAATAGACTGCTTAATTTGAGATATTAGTgaaatttttaaggttatgctACGAAATGACAaggacataacctcaaagttacATAACCCATTAAGAAAAATctagtacagtgcccgctctttaatccggatcggcgtaatccggaccagttctcgacggttacatataaaataattttgaggttatgtatgcatgtctgttTAGCAATggaaatgaattatcttgtgaagtttttgtttaataaatgaagtataacagcatagaattctctaattatgtctttttaatcttttttaaaacttttatactaattctacaaaaaaaatcttgtattatattttcgagacgttgaacaaattcaaaaaatccatccgaattacgaagcggacatctgtcattttgtctcccaatcatccgaataacgaagcgggcactgtatgttACCTTTGATTTACAGTACGgatttcaaaaacaaatatatGTTTCCGAAAATGCGAAACTGCCTACAAGGCAAAGCGAGATAACTCGATCAACCCTTTTTGGTTATGTTTTCAATGACATCCTTTTCTCTTAATATATTATTTCAATTTGATATTAAATAAACATCTTCTAATCCAAATTCTTTTCCATCGAAAGAATCTTCTTTCTCCTTGAAATTTGAATTAGCTTGTATAATTTGAGGTTAGACCTGTTGACATATTTGACACTTGATGTCAATGTTACCATATATTTTCTACAAAATCCCACCACATTTAAATTTCCTCCATAAATTTCtccattaactttttttctaat
Proteins encoded in this window:
- the LOC129804609 gene encoding serine/threonine-protein phosphatase 4 regulatory subunit 1-like, coding for MYAAGVANMLAKGDFFLEEPGKEENLTRFGNFWDSFNLFLLKAQEEGQTTVGYEFMLKQINDISKSADKQDQIYFIKDVRNAVEKVEKMENGKMQSDLFDGLLEIVLRYSGSPNDNVRSLAISVLLELQTSPVFNQCNFIEVIKKVLDPASTPKCQQLEIMYTLAPIIGSNNTKEYLWPIFLRMTKEMSHCSVRQALVRTLGMFCRILGSEWTGYRLWPIYMKLSKDNTWRVRQQCARILPIVSLFSSPLERDRRIAPLIKSFLRDESRYVFLVASDMLGIYLATFAKPRILTVFVNSKMELSLPNPADEDFKECLQKESEREKFASYEEMFTETLNRHSYKAPGADSTRYDRFHEIVYPLDVGGRILEKYFRLSNLPVKLHLAGSDEAHRRRELEDFFNKISFDTWINDFRNIISDKVHFEQGNISEFFPYQPPINSYNNEDNLMEMGSCERSYEKVLPIPLPAPPPPVKSLSAKVLEEEDDDDSDEESSPEMEELLRDLQEEAPELWQKLADAHSERKQARKAAAAAAAALKAETPEGNPEENLPAEPSAEVDEAEKPKVPEIPSTDSAPVASIAPIVSTPLQQQQPSQSSTSTSKNGKTVAARGPNTQCHLKRIFLKRNTPHDLRDIISQAIEDSTKRKTKYKVSTPNKFFQNKDKSQLPLPPQTASIEDACKEPNYFPTPSTSEKRATFAEIVSRGVEMDDKADKNENILSDFNDNPSESCVVLDSNEESVVFRKNTSEREEYSVRKTLLVRSNALCLTTSSDSNENWCCDPKWEKNGNCKTQDEEDDDDEAKEFNSHNFWYIAPESVTIDDISGCSEKSESSDIPTTSPVLDDTSMASLPMHNLCESPDDSGYRDMDFEKTRSQMTDGNIDPALLKQDVLPPELLQSFITKANSDETEVSIACAYSFPAVALTLGRQNWHLLHHTLQKLCANQKVCYVVINSFYHIALIIGRENATNHLLPLYLGFFDCVTRIRREALKIVHNFLSTVDETRHVDVIAKLPICLADFHKANETKYHVRENFMNVVLSLMHMYDRNDAPEDCVNYLTAYALAMLVDKVHRVRELALEALVVRVRTCRERDFANLLQAVTEECGESGHWRNRQTFVRLVHRWVEEDFIDMRVFVRDILPRLLVLSTDRVPNVRLVVGRCLFKTVVNHPHFSKVSMEEERSRIQAVIERLESDTDMDVRESCGGIVRRFTSSESDQYCDDTKEYEDPEDESGRSQGTATQFTKEEESREVASEGLSSGYLKLMAKNQEGQTEEEVGAQEKFQEEDLSQQEEYW